The nucleotide window ATAATACATACATAAAAATAAAAATTGCAATTAAACTAATCCAACTATATTTTTCAGCACCTGTATCTATATTTATATAGATATTTTTAAAAATAGCCCCTACGATCACAATCGGAACTACAAAAAATGAAGAAAATCCTAAAAAGTTTTAATAAGAATCCCATTTAGCTCACCTGCTTTTCAGATAACATTACCATAAAACTACCAAAATTTCTTTCACCGTTATTAGGATACTTTATGTATGGTATATAGTTGAGTGACTAATTAGATACACCATCAAATTTGTAGCTATCCACAATTTTAGATAGTTCAAGTCTATCTAATTCCAACCAATTATTCGCTAATAACGTATTCTTGTTTACATTTATTTCTGCAACGGTTTTGTTTGATTCGAATGTGACAATGTAAATAGAAACATCCTTTACTTCATCTAAATGTTTCTCAGAATATTTCTTTACAGCTTCCAATATTGCTTTTACTTCAATAGTAAAATCATTTTCTACAGCTTCATTGCTCCATCTTTCGAAATTGGGTGGCATCTTAACCTCTATATATAAGTTTCCCTCTTTAAAATCATTCACTGAAAACTTATAAAATATTTCACTATTTTTTTCTAAGTAAACTTGCATTTTTTCTTCTTCATTATATACGCAAGCTGATAACAGTAATGCCGGTAATATTAAGAACAACATTATATACTTTTTCATAGCTCCCCCCCTGATGAAACCAGTTTACAATTAAAACGTTAAAATGTAAAAATAAGGATTCGGGATACTATTTATACTTGGAGCACATTATATAGCTTGGTTTGCAAAATTCATAGCAAAATCAATTTTTAAAATTAGACTAATAACAGCTATAAAATTTCGACCATCGCTAAAAAGACCCGAAAGTCGTAGTTTCCCACAGCATTCGCGTCTTTTGGTTACTTTATGTTATTAGGGATGCGAGCGATTGTTAAGCACTAACTTCATTGCTGAAAATGACAGTGTATTCATTTAGTAACTTATCTAATTTTTGGCTTAAACTAACAGTCGTTGGATGGTTTAAACCATTTTCCATACCAGACTTAATCATAGCATTTCTAAGTGTTTCAACATTTTTTCGGATATTTACTTTTTCAAAAATATTATTCATTGGGAATCTCTCCTCATTATTTATAATTTTTTATATTAACCAAATACAATAATTTACAAAGTGTTATATTATGTAAATACACAATGAAACGATCTATTAAACCTATCTAAACCAAAAATATGGAAAAAATTTTAATTTGTAGTTTAGAAGCACAATAAAAATACGTAAACATTCTCAAGTTAATGATTTACGCATTTTTATTGGAATTCTATTTATCCATTTTTTATGTATATCCTGAAACTTTGTGAATAGGCGCGATGGTAGATTTCTGAAAAGAATCTGAATATAAGAGGATTGATCGATGGATTATTAAAGCAATGACGCCTATCAGTTTAATTTTTTATATCCTTCTTAGACTTTAAATTTAGTACTAACTCGTATCCAAAGGCTACTAAAATTCCAGACCAAAAAATTATTCCTGAAGTCAGGGGCTCACTTTCCGATATTAAACCACAAATATAATTGATAAAAAGCAGCAACATATAAGTATAAAAGCCAAGCACTGCCCCACTTTTCCAATTACTTTGCTCATATTTAGACATCTTTTTGAAGAATTTCATGGTTCCCCTCCACTCTGTAGTCTTTAACTCTCATAATGGGCTTTAGCCATCCCACAACACTTAAATATAATACAATAACTTTATCGCAATAAACTAGGATAACTTGCCATAAATTACAGTTATGTAAAAATTGCATCAAAAGCTGTAGATCGAAAGCTTTTTAATTGTTACTTAAGATGGAATTAAAAGGATATGAGGCTGGCTGAAATTTCTTTCCACACAGCCTCTCGTGGTCTTTTAATAAAGGTGGAGAAAAATGTAGGGAATGAATGTAGGGTTTCTTATTCAGTAAACGGGCCATATTGTGGAGTAAGAAAAGATTCTAATTAATAACGGTAAGAGCTTTTCTATAAAAGTTTTATGCAAATTAAAGAACAAGCTTAGCAAGTATAAACACCGTTCCATCAACGGTTTGCAACATCTGTATAAAATGCTGCATAACCAAAGTTCATACTAAAAGGCACGAAACGTTGATTTAACAACGTTCGTGCCTTTTTAATGTGTCCCCAAACTTTCGTTTTGGAACG belongs to Solibacillus sp. FSL W7-1436 and includes:
- a CDS encoding aspartyl-phosphate phosphatase Spo0E family protein; the protein is MNNIFEKVNIRKNVETLRNAMIKSGMENGLNHPTTVSLSQKLDKLLNEYTVIFSNEVSA